In Candidatus Methylomirabilis sp., the following proteins share a genomic window:
- a CDS encoding cob(I)yrinic acid a,c-diamide adenosyltransferase, producing MKIYTRTGDKGETGLFDGTRVSKADPRVEAYGAVDETSALLGVAAANTTDAELRGILQDLQRDLFAVGAQLADPKWGVKPRKEKTRLTEARVAELEALIDRAEAELPPLKQFILPGGSPVGAVLHLARTVCRRAERRIVALAATMAVSPLLLTYVNRLSDLLFVLARLASRRAGTEEIPW from the coding sequence GTGAAGATCTACACCCGGACCGGCGACAAGGGGGAGACGGGCCTCTTCGACGGGACCCGCGTGAGCAAGGCGGACCCCCGCGTGGAAGCCTACGGAGCCGTGGACGAGACGAGCGCGCTCCTGGGGGTCGCCGCGGCCAACACCACCGACGCGGAGCTTCGCGGGATCCTCCAGGACCTGCAGCGGGACCTCTTCGCCGTCGGGGCGCAGCTTGCCGACCCCAAGTGGGGCGTGAAGCCCCGGAAGGAGAAGACCCGCCTCACCGAGGCCCGGGTGGCCGAGCTCGAAGCCCTGATCGACCGGGCGGAAGCGGAGCTGCCGCCGCTCAAGCAATTCATCCTGCCGGGCGGGAGTCCCGTGGGGGCGGTCCTGCACCTGGCCCGGACAGTCTGCCGGCGGGCGGAGCGGCGGATCGTGGCGCTCGCGGCCACGATGGCCGTTTCCCCCCTGCTCCTCACTTACGTCAACCGCCTCTCCGACTTGCTCTTCGTCCTGGCCCGGCTCGCCAGCCGGCGGGCCGGCACGGAGGAGATCCCCTGGTGA
- a CDS encoding HAD family phosphatase — protein sequence MSGPRAVILDFNGVILDDEPIHCAVLQEVLAEEGYRLTEEEYRRDYLAQDDRGCFTLALRGMGRPVTEAALADLIRRKGTRYQARMREGYRFFPGVVDFLRAGAGRVRLAIASGAHRDEIEAALRRAGLTSCFTAIVSADEISRMKPDPEIYRTALDRLNGAPPRPLPPIAPSQCLAVEDSMAGVEAAQAAGMPCVAVTNSYPAEALGFADLVVPGLAGQTTEGLWRAATDGTRGLSGGRRRR from the coding sequence GTGAGCGGGCCGCGCGCCGTCATCCTGGATTTCAACGGCGTCATCCTGGACGACGAGCCGATCCACTGCGCGGTATTGCAGGAGGTGCTGGCTGAGGAGGGGTACCGGCTCACGGAGGAGGAGTACCGGCGCGACTACCTGGCCCAGGACGACCGGGGGTGCTTCACCCTGGCCCTCCGGGGGATGGGCCGCCCCGTGACGGAGGCGGCCCTCGCGGACCTCATCCGGCGGAAGGGGACCCGCTACCAGGCCCGGATGCGGGAGGGATACCGCTTCTTCCCCGGCGTCGTGGACTTCCTCCGGGCGGGGGCGGGCCGGGTCCGCCTGGCCATCGCCTCCGGGGCGCACCGGGACGAGATCGAGGCCGCCCTGCGGCGAGCAGGCCTGACGTCCTGCTTCACCGCCATCGTGAGCGCCGACGAGATCAGCCGGATGAAGCCGGACCCCGAGATCTACCGGACGGCCCTGGATCGCCTCAACGGAGCGCCCCCCCGGCCCCTCCCCCCAATCGCGCCGTCCCAGTGCCTCGCCGTCGAGGACTCCATGGCCGGGGTCGAGGCGGCGCAGGCGGCCGGCATGCCCTGCGTGGCCGTGACCAACTCCTACCCCGCCGAGGCGCTCGGCTTCGCCGACCTCGTGGTGCCGGGCCTGGCGGGGCAGACCACCGAGGGACTCTGGCGAGCGGCGACCGACGGGACCCGCGGCCTCAGCGGCGGCAGGAGGCGCCGGTGA
- a CDS encoding tetratricopeptide repeat protein encodes MSRQAEGRSRFTALVGRPEGEIDLAEAALLIAAEEYPDLDMAAYLTLLARMGEELRRRTRDVRSAASALETLNHYLFDELGFAGNLEEYYDPRNSYLNEVLDRRTGIPISLSTVYMAVARHGGLPISGVGFPGHFLVKVASGGEEIVLDPFNRGAILTEADCQKLLDQATAGRARFSRELLRAAGTKAILARMLANLKGVYSATRQYAKALSCVERTLLLTPDSVREIRDRGLLLAQMQRTEEAIRELTRYLKLTPAPEDADRVKEQVRALRMHQALLN; translated from the coding sequence GTGAGCCGGCAGGCGGAAGGCCGCTCGCGCTTCACCGCCCTCGTCGGGCGGCCCGAAGGGGAGATTGACCTGGCGGAGGCGGCCCTCCTCATCGCGGCGGAGGAGTACCCCGACCTGGACATGGCCGCCTACCTGACGCTGCTGGCCCGAATGGGAGAGGAACTCCGCCGCCGGACGCGCGACGTGCGTTCCGCCGCGTCGGCCCTGGAGACCCTGAACCACTATCTGTTCGACGAGCTGGGCTTCGCCGGGAACCTGGAAGAGTACTACGATCCCCGAAATTCCTACCTGAACGAGGTCCTGGACCGGCGCACCGGCATCCCGATCTCCCTCTCCACCGTCTACATGGCCGTCGCCCGCCACGGCGGGCTGCCGATCTCGGGGGTAGGGTTCCCGGGCCATTTTCTGGTGAAGGTCGCCTCGGGGGGAGAGGAGATCGTCCTGGACCCGTTCAACCGGGGGGCGATCCTCACGGAGGCCGACTGCCAGAAGCTCCTCGACCAGGCGACGGCAGGACGGGCCCGCTTCTCGCGGGAGTTGCTCCGCGCCGCCGGGACCAAGGCCATCCTGGCCCGGATGCTCGCGAACTTGAAGGGGGTCTACTCGGCCACCCGGCAGTACGCCAAAGCCCTCTCCTGTGTCGAGCGGACCCTGCTCCTGACGCCCGACTCCGTGCGAGAGATCCGGGACCGGGGCCTCCTCCTCGCCCAGATGCAGCGGACCGAGGAGGCCATCCGCGAGCTGACCCGCTACCTGAAGCTGACCCCGGCGCCGGAGGATGCGGACAGAGTGAAGGAGCAGGTCCGCGCTCTCCGGATGCACCAGGCCTTGCTCAACTGA
- a CDS encoding response regulator: protein MSPDPITKGAKILIVEDNYFFIELLRETLGGLGCQVFVARGGVEALDLAWEHQPDLILLDVILPEEDGFAVAQILRGNERTKAIPLIFVTARVDLDDRKRGVSLGAVDYITKPLNPSDVQMRVRRALLRLQLPSLETRLALTPKAREVLAGRRLAPELHEKLQLFDGRHTLESILAAREDDVELLEFAVRLVQTGMAAVVGEGPAGEAEAGGIS from the coding sequence GTGAGCCCCGATCCCATCACCAAGGGCGCGAAGATCCTCATCGTCGAGGACAACTACTTCTTCATCGAGCTGCTGCGGGAGACGCTGGGAGGGCTGGGGTGTCAGGTCTTCGTCGCGCGGGGCGGCGTCGAGGCCCTGGATCTGGCCTGGGAACACCAGCCGGACCTGATCCTCCTGGACGTCATCCTCCCGGAGGAGGACGGGTTTGCGGTGGCGCAGATCCTGCGGGGCAACGAGCGGACGAAGGCGATCCCACTCATCTTCGTCACGGCCCGGGTGGACCTGGACGATCGAAAGCGGGGGGTGAGCCTGGGAGCGGTGGATTACATCACCAAGCCGCTCAACCCGTCGGATGTCCAGATGCGGGTCCGGCGCGCCCTCCTCCGGTTGCAGCTCCCCTCCCTGGAAACCCGCCTCGCCCTCACGCCGAAGGCCCGGGAGGTCCTGGCCGGCCGGCGCCTCGCCCCCGAGCTGCACGAGAAGCTCCAGCTCTTCGACGGGCGGCATACCCTCGAGTCCATCCTGGCCGCCCGCGAGGACGATGTGGAGCTGCTCGAGTTCGCCGTCCGGCTGGTGCAGACGGGGATGGCAGCAGTCGTGGGGGAGGGCCCGGCGGGAGAGGCGGAGGCGGGCGGAATCAGTTGA
- a CDS encoding glucose 1-dehydrogenase codes for MTPFAGKVALITGGSRGIGRATAHLLAARGADVAFTYRRQEGAASEVAEAIRRLGRRVLSIPADLTDMEAVRRVFAGVRETFGVLDFFIANAAATAFKPLLEVKEHNVDKTFAITVKGFLVAAQEAVPLMGGRRGRIVAVSGIDSLGCLPRHGTLGAAKAAMEVLTRYLAAELAPRGISVNAVNPGLVETDSSRLYAGDGYEAWKAQVVQATPKGRVGTPEDIAKVIAFLCSEEAEWICGQTIVVDGGLTLTAPSPAE; via the coding sequence ATGACTCCCTTCGCCGGCAAGGTGGCCCTCATCACCGGAGGCTCGCGGGGGATCGGCCGGGCGACCGCGCACCTGCTGGCGGCCCGCGGGGCGGACGTGGCCTTCACGTACCGGCGGCAGGAGGGGGCGGCGAGCGAGGTGGCGGAGGCAATCCGGCGGCTGGGACGCCGGGTGCTCTCCATCCCGGCGGACCTGACCGACATGGAGGCGGTCCGCCGGGTCTTCGCCGGGGTCCGGGAGACCTTCGGGGTCCTGGATTTCTTCATCGCGAATGCCGCCGCGACCGCCTTCAAGCCCCTGCTGGAGGTGAAGGAGCACAACGTGGACAAGACCTTCGCCATCACGGTGAAGGGCTTCCTGGTGGCGGCGCAGGAGGCGGTCCCCCTGATGGGGGGGCGCCGGGGGCGCATCGTGGCCGTCTCGGGGATTGACTCCCTCGGGTGTCTCCCCCGCCACGGGACGCTGGGGGCGGCGAAGGCGGCCATGGAGGTGCTGACCCGCTATCTGGCGGCCGAGCTGGCCCCCCGGGGGATCAGCGTGAACGCCGTGAACCCGGGGCTGGTGGAGACCGACTCGTCCAGGCTCTATGCGGGGGACGGCTACGAGGCCTGGAAGGCGCAGGTCGTCCAGGCCACGCCGAAAGGGCGGGTGGGGACCCCGGAGGACATCGCGAAGGTGATCGCGTTTCTCTGCTCGGAGGAGGCGGAGTGGATCTGCGGGCAGACCATCGTGGTAGACGGCGGCCTGACCCTGACCGCCCCCTCCCCGGCCGAGTGA
- a CDS encoding NUDIX hydrolase — MTHPSEFRFCPRCGAGLAPRRLKAGEPERLACAGCGFIFFFDPKLAAGTICPLDGGIVLVRRSIEPGYGKWVLPGGYVDRGEAVAAAAIRETREEASLEVAVRELVNVYSYPDNPVVVVVYLVQVLGGELRAGDEALEARIFPPGAIPWDELAFPSTAEALRDYLGRFGT, encoded by the coding sequence ATGACACACCCGAGCGAGTTCCGGTTCTGCCCCCGCTGCGGGGCGGGGCTCGCCCCGCGGCGCCTGAAGGCCGGGGAGCCCGAGCGGCTTGCCTGCGCGGGGTGCGGGTTCATCTTTTTCTTCGACCCCAAGCTGGCCGCGGGGACCATCTGCCCCCTGGACGGGGGGATCGTCCTGGTCCGCCGGTCGATCGAGCCGGGCTACGGGAAGTGGGTCCTCCCCGGCGGCTACGTCGACCGGGGGGAGGCGGTGGCGGCGGCCGCGATCCGGGAGACGCGGGAGGAGGCGAGCCTGGAGGTGGCCGTCCGGGAGCTGGTCAACGTCTACTCCTATCCCGACAACCCGGTCGTGGTGGTGGTGTACCTCGTGCAGGTCCTGGGAGGAGAACTCCGGGCTGGGGACGAGGCGCTGGAGGCGCGGATCTTCCCGCCGGGCGCGATCCCCTGGGACGAGCTGGCTTTCCCGAGCACGGCGGAGGCACTCCGCGACTACCTCGGGCGCTTCGGGACGTGA